Genomic segment of Vicinamibacteria bacterium:
AGCTCAAGGCGGAGTATCTCAGCATGCCCGATCTCTATGGGCGCGCGCTCTCGAGTCTGGAACGCGCTCTGGCGCTTCGTCCCACCTTCGCTCAGGCCCATCGTGCCCGCGCCGTCGCCCTCCTCGCGGTGGGACGCGAGGACGAGGCGGTCGCGGCGGTCGAGCGCGCGCTCGCGCTGGATCCCTCGGCGGCATCCGGCTATCAGACGCTCGGCCGCATCCACTTCATCGGCCGCGGCGACTTCGCCCGAGCTGCCGAGTTCTTCGAGAAGGCGCTCCAATTGGACCCGCAGTCCGGCTGGGCCGCGCTCCAGCTCGCACACTGTACGGCGCTTCTCGGCGACACGACTCGGGCCGAGGCGGCGGCGTGGCGGGCCGTCGTCCTTCAGGAAGAGTTCCTGTCGGGGCGCGAGGGGCAGGTCATCGTCGGGGCCTACATGAGGCTCGGACAGGTCTTCGCGCTCCAGGGGCGTTACCAGGAAGCCGTTCACCAGTTCGAGAAGGAGCGCGACTTCCTTACCCGCATGAACCATGCGCTTCGTGGGCGCGTCTTCATCGAGCTCCATCAACGCATCGGAGAAGCGTACTTGCGCATGGGAGACGTCGCTTCCGGGCGCGCGGCCCTCGATCTGGCAACCGAGGCCTTCGAGCGCCGGGTGCGGACCGGTGCTGACGACCCTTTCACCCGCTACTACGGCGCCTGCGCTTACGCGCTGCGCGGCGACGTCGAGAACGCCCTCGAGTCCCTCGAGAAGGCAGTGGCCTCACGGCCGAGCCTCACCGTCGCCCGGGCCCGGGTCGAGCCGGCATTGGAGAGACTGCGAGACGAGGAGCGTTTCCGAGCCCTGGTTCAGGGGGAAAACCAGAAAGTAGAATAGACCCATGGGCTACACCCCCGCCTATCTCGAATGCCACGCCAGCGGCGAGCTCCGCCGTCGTGTCGAGCGCGGCCGGGAGATGCTGAAGTCCTGCCGCGTCTGTCCGCGCGACTGCGACGTCGACCGCCTCTCCGACCAGAGGGCGGTTTGCCGAACCGGTCGCTATGCGATCGTCGCGAGTCACTTTCCACACTTCGGGGAGGAGGACTGCCTGCGCGGCTTCCGAGGGTCGGGGACCATCTTCTTCGCCGACTGCAACCTCAAGTGCGTCTTCTGCCAGAACTACGACATCAGCCAGAAGCCGGCGGGCAAGGAAGTCCGCCCCCAAGAGCTCGCGGCGATGATGCTCGAGCTCCAGCGGGTGGGTTGCCACAACATCAACTTCGTCACTCCCGAGCACGTGGTGCCCCAGATCGTGGAGGCGCTTCCTTTCGCCATCGACGGCGGCCTGAGGCTGCCAATCGTCTACAATACGAGCGGATACGATTCGCTCGAGAGCCTTCGTCTCCTGGACGGCATCGTCGACATCTACATGCCGGATTTCAAATACTGGGATCCGGAAATGGCGAAGCGCTACTCGAAGGCGGACAACTACCCCGACGCCGTGCGCGAAGGGCTGAAGGAGATGCAGCGCCAGGTGGGCGATCTCGTCCTCGACGATCTCGGTCTAGCAAAACGCGGGCTCCTCGTTCGTCATCTGGTGATGCCCGGGGACGTCGCCGGGACCCGCGACGTCATGCGCTTCCTGGTACGTGAAATCTCTCCCGATGTTTATGTGAACTTGATGGACCAGTACTACCCCGCGTACAAGACAGAGCGCTACCCCGAGATCCACCGCCGGATCACTGAAGCGGAGTATCAGGTGGCCTACGAGACGGCCCTCGAAGAGGGAGTCCGAAGGCTCGATGCGCGGGCGCCGTTGAAGCACGCGCTGGCGTGACGTCGTTGGGCTTCTGTGCGCGCTTAGCGGCCGCCGAAGCTCGTCGCGCTCCGATCGATTTCGGGCGATATAGGGAGACATGATGACGTCGCTCTTCACGAAGGAGCATAGTGAGTCGATGGCCAAGGAATCGGTTGGGACGGGTCGACGGACCGGGAGGCGACGCAGGCGCGGCCGCACGCGGGCGGACGGTCCCGGGGCGAGAAAGCCACCCCGATCCGCGCGGCGAAGGGACGTTCCCTCTTCCCCGATCGATCGAGCGGCACACCGCCTCGGCATCGCTGTATTGAGGCCGCAGCAAACCCGCATCATCGAGCACGTCTTGAAACACAAGGATGCGCTCGCCGTCCTGCCAACGGGATTCGGGAAGTCGGCATGCTACCAGGTGCCGTCGATGCTCCTGAAGGCGCCCGTGGTGGTCGTATCTCCCCTGCTGGCCCTCCTCCAAGACCAGTACGAGAAGCTCATCGCCCGCAAGATCCCCACGGTGCGGCTCGATAGCACCGTTCGCGGCAAAGCTCGCCGAGAGGCGCTCGAACGGCTCAGCCGCGGTGGCTCGCTTCTCGTGATGACCACGCCGGAGACTCTAGCTTCGGATGAAATGAGTCGCGTCCTGACCAGGAGCGGCATCTCGCTGGTGGCCGTCGACGAAGCCCACGCCTCCTCGGAGTGGGGCCACGATTTCCGTCCCGCGTATCTCCGGCTCGGTGAAGTCCTCGGCCGTTACGGCGCGACCGCGACGCTGGGGCTCACGGCCACGGCAACCGAAGCGGTCCGGAAGGATCTCGTTCGCATCTTGAATCTGAAAGATCCGCTGATCGTCGCCGAGAGCCCCGATCGACCCAACCTGCGGTTCGACGTGATCCCCTGCAGCGGTGCCGCCCGTCTCCGAGCGCTGGGCCGTCTGGTGCTCCGCCTCGGACGACCCGGCATCATCTATTGCTCGACGACCCGGGACGTCGACGCCGTCTATGGAGCGCTCGCCACACTACGCATTCCGGTGCAGCGATACCACGGGAAGATGACCGGTAAGCAGCGGCGGGAACAGCAAGAGCTCTTCATGCGCCGCGGCCGTCGCGTGATCATGGTAGCGACGAGCGCTTTCGGGCTCGGCATCGACAAGCCGGACATTCGCTACATCATGCATTATCAGACACCCGCCTCGCTGGAACAGTATGTTCAGGAGGCGGGACGAGCGGGCCGTGACGGAAACGCGGCCCATTGTGTGCTTCTCTACGATCCTGAGGACCGGCAGATCCACGAGTTCCTGCTCTCGAGAAGCCGCATCCGTCCCGATCAGCTCCTCCGGCTCGCCTCCACGTTGACCTCGTGGATCGAGGAAGGCCGCGAGCCGAGCCTATCCGATTTGGCGGGGACGGCGGGCCTCGCGCGTCGCGTTGGCCAGGCGCTCGTCGCCGTGTTCGAGGACGCCGGGCTCGTCTCGTTGACGAGCGCGGGCATCGTGAAGCCGCTGGTATCCGCCGAGGCCCTCGAGCGCGACAGCCGGCTCCTCATCCAGCGGCTCACGCACCTCCGCGATCGCGACGCGCATCGGCTCGATTCGGTGGCGAACTACGCGACGACCGATCGCTGCCGCGCGCAGCTGCTGCGCGAGTACTTTGGGGTGCCCACAGGCCACGCCTGCGGTCGCTGCGACATCTGCCAGGGGGGCGCCAGACGCCCGGATTCTTTCTTCAAACCGCTACAACCCTTGAAGAAGACGCCGCGAGGCCGCAATAGGCGACGCGGACGCAAACGCCGCCGCGGGACCGCTCGCCCGCCGATCCAAGGCGTGCCACCGCGACTGGCTCCGGGTACTACTCGCGTCGGGTCAGTGCCGACGGACGAATAGCCGGTTCGTCAATCAGTTGATTTTCTCGCGATGGTTCGGCAGGATGGAGTCTGCCCCCCATTGTTGGCGGCGGTCCGGCCGTCCAAGAGTC
This window contains:
- a CDS encoding radical SAM protein, producing the protein MGYTPAYLECHASGELRRRVERGREMLKSCRVCPRDCDVDRLSDQRAVCRTGRYAIVASHFPHFGEEDCLRGFRGSGTIFFADCNLKCVFCQNYDISQKPAGKEVRPQELAAMMLELQRVGCHNINFVTPEHVVPQIVEALPFAIDGGLRLPIVYNTSGYDSLESLRLLDGIVDIYMPDFKYWDPEMAKRYSKADNYPDAVREGLKEMQRQVGDLVLDDLGLAKRGLLVRHLVMPGDVAGTRDVMRFLVREISPDVYVNLMDQYYPAYKTERYPEIHRRITEAEYQVAYETALEEGVRRLDARAPLKHALA
- a CDS encoding RecQ family ATP-dependent DNA helicase; this encodes MMTSLFTKEHSESMAKESVGTGRRTGRRRRRGRTRADGPGARKPPRSARRRDVPSSPIDRAAHRLGIAVLRPQQTRIIEHVLKHKDALAVLPTGFGKSACYQVPSMLLKAPVVVVSPLLALLQDQYEKLIARKIPTVRLDSTVRGKARREALERLSRGGSLLVMTTPETLASDEMSRVLTRSGISLVAVDEAHASSEWGHDFRPAYLRLGEVLGRYGATATLGLTATATEAVRKDLVRILNLKDPLIVAESPDRPNLRFDVIPCSGAARLRALGRLVLRLGRPGIIYCSTTRDVDAVYGALATLRIPVQRYHGKMTGKQRREQQELFMRRGRRVIMVATSAFGLGIDKPDIRYIMHYQTPASLEQYVQEAGRAGRDGNAAHCVLLYDPEDRQIHEFLLSRSRIRPDQLLRLASTLTSWIEEGREPSLSDLAGTAGLARRVGQALVAVFEDAGLVSLTSAGIVKPLVSAEALERDSRLLIQRLTHLRDRDAHRLDSVANYATTDRCRAQLLREYFGVPTGHACGRCDICQGGARRPDSFFKPLQPLKKTPRGRNRRRGRKRRRGTARPPIQGVPPRLAPGTTRVGSVPTDE
- a CDS encoding tetratricopeptide repeat protein — translated: LKAEYLSMPDLYGRALSSLERALALRPTFAQAHRARAVALLAVGREDEAVAAVERALALDPSAASGYQTLGRIHFIGRGDFARAAEFFEKALQLDPQSGWAALQLAHCTALLGDTTRAEAAAWRAVVLQEEFLSGREGQVIVGAYMRLGQVFALQGRYQEAVHQFEKERDFLTRMNHALRGRVFIELHQRIGEAYLRMGDVASGRAALDLATEAFERRVRTGADDPFTRYYGACAYALRGDVENALESLEKAVASRPSLTVARARVEPALERLRDEERFRALVQGENQKVE